The Fimbriimonas ginsengisoli Gsoil 348 genome window below encodes:
- a CDS encoding sensor histidine kinase — MDDSLRLSESIGERTVEDYRFLAEASALLGESLDYQATLQVVTQLAIPHLADWCAVDVLDENGQLESVALAHSDPEMVAWSRSYWMAHPHDMRADHGMPNVVRTGVPELYGDLIEELVRPRGVPDDVIRDIERAGFRSVVLVPLHARGKILGGMSFVSAEPNRYNWGDVEFFGFLARRAGAAVDNARLYTLARNEIAARVETEAELRAGEERFRAMANGAPVLIWTAGLDRRQSWFNRAWLEFTGRTMEQEIADSASSIHPGDVIQYRSAFENAFDERVPFQMQYRRRRKDGRWRWMLAHGSPLFDPEGEFVGYIGTCVDVTDQVASQAALERRVEQRTTELVSAYRQLESFSYSVAHDLRAPLRGINFGVGALLEDYGGLLDEGGRKELFRVRDAASRMDRLIQDLLEHARIGTKPLEKVNVDITAHARNVARDLEGGSYAPGDVTIEIQEGLTAEADQSLMRVILQNLIENALKFTKGQPHPRIEVGFKDGVFHVRDNGVGFESTLAQKLFEPFERGHDTSKFPGTGLGLANVKRVIERHGGHVWAESAPNKGASFYFTL, encoded by the coding sequence ATGGACGACTCGCTCAGACTCAGCGAATCGATCGGTGAAAGGACGGTCGAGGACTACCGTTTTCTGGCCGAAGCGAGTGCCTTGCTGGGAGAGTCTCTCGATTATCAGGCCACCCTTCAGGTGGTCACCCAACTTGCCATTCCCCATCTCGCCGATTGGTGCGCGGTTGACGTGCTCGATGAGAACGGCCAGCTCGAGTCCGTCGCCCTCGCCCATTCCGATCCGGAGATGGTGGCATGGTCCCGCAGCTATTGGATGGCCCATCCGCACGACATGCGGGCCGATCACGGCATGCCGAACGTCGTTCGGACTGGAGTCCCCGAGCTTTACGGCGATCTTATCGAGGAGCTCGTGCGACCCCGGGGGGTTCCGGATGACGTTATCCGAGATATCGAGCGAGCGGGTTTCCGGTCCGTCGTCCTAGTCCCGCTGCATGCCCGCGGAAAAATCTTGGGCGGAATGTCGTTCGTCTCCGCAGAGCCGAATCGATATAACTGGGGAGACGTCGAGTTCTTCGGCTTCTTGGCCCGCCGGGCCGGCGCCGCGGTGGACAACGCCCGCCTCTACACCCTCGCTCGTAACGAAATCGCCGCGCGGGTCGAGACGGAGGCGGAGCTCCGAGCGGGTGAAGAACGCTTCCGCGCGATGGCAAACGGCGCCCCCGTCCTCATTTGGACGGCCGGCCTCGATCGGCGGCAGAGCTGGTTTAACCGGGCTTGGCTAGAGTTCACCGGCCGAACCATGGAACAAGAAATCGCCGATTCCGCCTCTAGCATCCACCCTGGCGACGTAATCCAGTATCGGTCGGCATTCGAGAACGCCTTCGATGAACGGGTGCCGTTTCAGATGCAATATCGCCGGCGTCGGAAAGATGGCCGCTGGCGCTGGATGCTCGCCCACGGCTCCCCCCTCTTCGATCCGGAAGGCGAGTTCGTCGGTTACATCGGGACCTGCGTCGATGTCACCGATCAGGTGGCGAGCCAAGCTGCTTTGGAGCGCCGGGTGGAGCAGCGCACGACCGAATTGGTGTCGGCCTATCGCCAGCTCGAGTCGTTTTCTTATTCCGTGGCCCACGACCTTCGCGCCCCTCTCCGTGGGATCAATTTCGGGGTCGGCGCGTTGCTTGAAGATTATGGAGGTTTGCTCGACGAAGGTGGCCGTAAAGAACTCTTCCGAGTGAGGGATGCTGCTAGTCGCATGGATCGCTTGATCCAAGACCTGCTGGAGCACGCCCGAATCGGGACGAAGCCGCTGGAAAAGGTCAATGTGGACATCACCGCCCACGCGCGAAACGTCGCTCGCGATTTGGAAGGGGGCTCCTACGCCCCCGGAGATGTAACGATCGAGATTCAGGAAGGGCTAACCGCCGAAGCCGACCAGAGCCTTATGCGAGTGATCTTGCAGAACTTGATCGAAAACGCCCTGAAGTTCACCAAGGGGCAGCCGCACCCCCGCATCGAAGTCGGGTTCAAAGACGGTGTCTTTCATGTCCGAGACAACGGCGTCGGGTTCGAATCGACCCTTGCTCAAAAGCTCTTTGAACCATTTGAGAGAGGGCACGACACCTCGAAGTTTCCGGGGACCGGCCTTGGCCTCGCCAATGTAAAGCGGGTCATCGAACGGCACGGCGGCCATGTCTGGGCCGAATCGGCGCCTAATAAGGGCGCGTCTTTCTACTTCACGCTATAG
- a CDS encoding Gfo/Idh/MocA family protein has product MKAEEFGIGMVGLGGIANVHLEAYQGEGLRVVGGADPDPAARKAKEDRFGIATYDDAEELAARDDVHVLDVTVPHEAEIRIPLMQRLVKHGKPIVLQKPVANTHADALRIIEIAEEARVPLVVHHQSLFVPAFQAAHDLIQAGRIGDPYFCQIHNRGWWEFDHPIFGKNERWVLASMGIHHLALLDYWFGAWQDVYAMMGRDAGQKCVQGDTWSVLNIRYESGMRAMVQNNWSCRDDEAHNHPNEEVIVQGDRGTLTVRGNEVSLRTDAGEERFDVTEKWFPHAFGRFMRAYLQSLAEGRPFVTEGRSNLRVVGLMDAAYRSAEQGRVVAA; this is encoded by the coding sequence ATGAAAGCCGAGGAGTTTGGAATTGGGATGGTGGGGCTGGGCGGGATTGCGAACGTTCACCTGGAAGCTTATCAAGGCGAGGGGCTGCGGGTGGTGGGAGGGGCGGACCCGGATCCGGCGGCTAGGAAGGCGAAGGAAGACCGGTTTGGCATCGCCACTTACGACGATGCCGAGGAGCTGGCGGCTCGGGACGATGTCCATGTGCTGGACGTGACCGTTCCCCACGAGGCCGAGATCCGCATCCCGCTGATGCAGCGGCTGGTAAAGCACGGGAAGCCGATCGTGCTGCAGAAGCCGGTAGCGAATACGCATGCCGACGCTCTTCGCATTATCGAAATCGCTGAGGAGGCACGGGTTCCGCTCGTGGTCCACCACCAGTCGCTCTTCGTCCCCGCTTTTCAGGCGGCGCACGATCTTATCCAAGCGGGGCGGATAGGCGATCCGTATTTCTGCCAAATCCATAACCGAGGGTGGTGGGAATTCGATCATCCGATCTTTGGGAAGAACGAGCGGTGGGTGCTGGCTTCGATGGGGATTCACCACTTGGCCCTCCTCGATTACTGGTTTGGCGCGTGGCAAGACGTTTACGCGATGATGGGCCGGGACGCTGGCCAGAAGTGCGTTCAGGGCGATACGTGGAGCGTCTTGAACATCCGTTACGAGAGCGGAATGAGGGCGATGGTGCAGAACAACTGGTCGTGCCGCGACGACGAAGCGCATAACCACCCAAACGAGGAAGTGATCGTTCAGGGCGACCGGGGGACGCTGACGGTGCGAGGGAATGAGGTGTCGTTGCGCACCGACGCGGGTGAGGAGCGGTTCGACGTGACGGAAAAGTGGTTTCCTCACGCCTTCGGCCGGTTCATGCGCGCTTATCTCCAGTCGCTGGCGGAGGGGCGACCTTTCGTGACCGAGGGACGATCGAACCTACGGGTCGTCGGGCTGATGGACGCGGCCTACCGCTCGGCAGAGCAGGGGCGGGTGGTGGCGGCGTGA
- a CDS encoding HAAS signaling domain-containing protein produces MDQYLRAIKPLLPKDQQQDILAELSEEIASQMEERQRSLGRTLTDAEQEEILHRFGHPLIVGGRYQPNQGTLSFGRELIGRDLFPFYLGAMKIIAAISVVLHVLVLAVLSYWEPVSVGVWISGFVFHFTIQFVVITGIFIAIQRHLTRYPDKWDAVGNMRRPEAKNPNIAVRFEAIAELVVLGVVLAWIQGVLWPPHVSLGIWELAPIWHNAYWPLVAVTVATMAFDLVTVFRPDNGRYRRLVKIIGSVVWLVTAAYLLSSGTWVVLTHGMPDTVTTRRGVAGVNEYLFRYGLISTLIVMAGATAWEIFKAIRNRR; encoded by the coding sequence TTGGATCAATACTTACGGGCGATCAAGCCCCTGCTGCCCAAGGATCAGCAGCAAGATATCCTTGCCGAGCTCTCGGAAGAGATCGCCTCACAGATGGAGGAGCGTCAGCGCTCGCTCGGGAGAACGCTGACCGACGCCGAGCAAGAAGAGATCTTGCACCGCTTCGGGCACCCCCTGATCGTCGGCGGCCGGTATCAACCGAACCAAGGAACCCTTTCCTTTGGGCGCGAACTTATCGGACGCGACCTGTTTCCGTTTTATCTCGGCGCGATGAAGATCATCGCCGCCATCTCGGTGGTGCTGCACGTGTTGGTTCTAGCGGTCCTCTCGTACTGGGAGCCGGTCTCGGTGGGCGTTTGGATTTCCGGATTCGTCTTCCACTTCACCATCCAGTTCGTGGTCATCACCGGCATATTCATTGCCATCCAAAGACATCTCACCCGCTATCCGGATAAGTGGGACGCGGTAGGCAATATGCGCCGGCCCGAGGCCAAGAACCCGAATATCGCGGTCCGGTTCGAGGCGATCGCCGAACTGGTGGTGCTCGGGGTCGTCCTCGCTTGGATTCAAGGCGTGCTGTGGCCGCCGCATGTTTCGCTCGGGATTTGGGAGCTGGCGCCGATTTGGCACAACGCTTATTGGCCGCTCGTGGCGGTGACGGTAGCGACGATGGCGTTCGATCTGGTTACCGTTTTCCGTCCGGATAACGGACGGTACCGGCGATTGGTCAAAATCATCGGCTCTGTCGTCTGGCTGGTTACGGCCGCTTATCTCCTTAGCTCCGGGACCTGGGTCGTACTGACTCATGGAATGCCGGATACGGTGACCACTCGCCGAGGGGTCGCAGGCGTTAACGAATACCTCTTCCGCTACGGTCTGATCTCGACGTTGATCGTCATGGCGGGGGCAACGGCATGGGAGATCTTTAAGGCTATTCGGAATCGGCGCTAA
- a CDS encoding PadR family transcriptional regulator, whose protein sequence is MDQFENLRLELRRGCLVVAALAALRSEQYGYTLRKALSEHGMEIDEGTLYPLLRRLETQGLLVSEWREEDKRKKRFYRLSSQGETTLEQLLTEWKSIDRSLNGILEGV, encoded by the coding sequence ATGGACCAGTTTGAGAATTTACGGTTGGAGCTGCGACGGGGGTGCTTGGTGGTAGCCGCGTTGGCGGCGCTACGGAGCGAACAGTACGGCTACACGCTGCGGAAAGCCCTCAGCGAGCACGGGATGGAGATCGACGAAGGGACGCTCTACCCACTCCTGCGCCGCCTCGAGACTCAGGGGCTTTTAGTGAGCGAATGGCGCGAGGAGGACAAGCGGAAGAAGCGGTTCTATCGCCTCTCGTCCCAAGGGGAAACGACGCTGGAGCAGCTCTTGACTGAGTGGAAGAGCATCGATAGATCGCTGAACGGAATTTTAGAGGGAGTCTGA
- a CDS encoding SGNH/GDSL hydrolase family protein yields the protein MILALALIALVGQEPVGAHIQRTMRLLATSTPLTRNTVRVLFYGQSITESAWWKEVASDLRRRFPYADLTIENKAIGGFAADLLSRTVKYDVAPFRPDLVIFHDYGGEPDYESIVRFVRSQTTAELMLMDDMEPAPLRGGEPPNVIARQEWHDRHSTWLRGICRRFGCEFVNVRQPWKDLVLREGLQPLDLTVDGTHPNERGNHLMASLLKPIFRYDPTLPRKAWAGVAYGGLIHWSKGHYRLAFQGNRVDLIPGRNFTGKKARPTTKVRVLIDGRPPSATIGTYIFTRPSPLRAAWFPAILQFQPPRTRPLVEDWTATVTAVAPDGNFIFDVRGSVTGWDGQGSTAADFVSRSGRIVIRRVDWTLDYAQRVGTPATPVGFKVHWRVVPGYLDSYLPPPMPDSSLEYATTVAQGLRNGRHTLDLFTLDGHPGPISRVRIYRPPIHP from the coding sequence ATGATCCTCGCCCTTGCGCTGATCGCCCTCGTCGGGCAAGAGCCCGTCGGCGCCCATATCCAGCGCACCATGCGGCTGCTCGCCACCAGCACGCCGCTTACCCGGAACACTGTCCGCGTCCTGTTTTACGGCCAATCGATCACCGAGAGCGCGTGGTGGAAGGAGGTAGCGAGCGACCTCCGCCGACGCTTTCCTTACGCCGACCTCACCATCGAGAACAAAGCTATCGGCGGCTTTGCCGCCGATCTCCTAAGCCGTACCGTGAAGTACGATGTCGCTCCTTTCCGGCCGGACCTGGTCATCTTTCACGACTATGGGGGCGAGCCCGATTACGAATCGATCGTCCGGTTCGTCCGCTCTCAAACGACCGCCGAGCTGATGTTGATGGACGACATGGAGCCGGCCCCCTTGCGGGGAGGCGAGCCGCCGAACGTCATTGCTCGACAAGAGTGGCACGACCGCCACTCCACATGGCTGCGCGGCATTTGCCGCCGATTCGGCTGCGAGTTTGTGAACGTCCGCCAACCCTGGAAGGATCTGGTGCTGCGAGAGGGTCTCCAGCCGCTCGACCTCACGGTGGACGGAACCCATCCGAACGAGCGGGGCAACCACCTCATGGCATCTCTACTCAAACCTATCTTCCGATACGACCCGACGCTGCCCCGTAAGGCGTGGGCGGGCGTCGCTTACGGAGGATTGATTCACTGGAGCAAAGGACATTACCGCCTTGCCTTTCAGGGCAATCGGGTCGACTTGATACCAGGGCGGAACTTCACGGGAAAAAAGGCGCGCCCGACGACGAAGGTCAGGGTGTTGATCGACGGCCGACCACCCTCTGCCACGATCGGGACGTACATCTTCACCCGGCCGAGCCCGCTTCGAGCGGCGTGGTTCCCCGCCATTCTCCAGTTCCAGCCGCCTCGCACCCGGCCGCTCGTCGAGGACTGGACCGCCACCGTGACCGCCGTGGCCCCCGACGGAAACTTCATCTTCGATGTCCGAGGCTCCGTCACCGGATGGGACGGCCAAGGGAGCACAGCCGCCGACTTCGTCTCCCGGTCCGGCCGCATCGTCATCCGCCGGGTCGACTGGACTTTGGACTACGCCCAGCGCGTCGGAACGCCGGCTACTCCCGTCGGCTTTAAGGTCCACTGGCGCGTCGTCCCCGGCTACCTCGACTCCTATCTCCCTCCGCCGATGCCGGACTCGTCACTCGAGTACGCCACCACCGTCGCCCAGGGTCTCCGCAATGGCCGCCACACGCTGGACCTATTTACTCTCGATGGCCACCCTGGCCCTATCTCCCGGGTTAGGATCTACCGACCTCCAATCCATCCGTAG
- a CDS encoding dihydrofolate reductase family protein, with protein sequence MVVTIPVAHDFICPWCWVGLLQARRLEREFGVSFEWLSYELIPDALEWSTSTPASPPPANKAPTPSRFDLIKAADGVVMPAAERPKQMRTHNAHEAVEYAKTEGVADALVERLYRALWEDGETINDPVVLRRLAAGIVMDLDALDDAIRNRRFEDKIIGFDEDAYASGVYNVPTFFIGGEKYAEQPYVVLRQAVKNALGAPEGTSLYSDLAFPAAPVDRPYTFINMVTTIDGKSVSGTRDESVSDLGSKIDRLLMRRIESAADAIMTGAQTIRATSPAWDPMSPRRIAVTRSGDVPQHAAFFECGESYVAACESAAVEPFGQTQVLRAGRDSLDFPLLLSRLRKEMGVERLLVSGGSELNAELLRLDLVDELFWTVAPKVKLGHGLPTYAGGDPLPREALLRFELMSEQVIGDELFLRYRRRR encoded by the coding sequence ATGGTAGTCACGATACCCGTCGCTCACGATTTCATCTGCCCGTGGTGCTGGGTCGGCCTATTGCAGGCGCGTCGGCTGGAACGAGAGTTCGGCGTCTCGTTCGAGTGGCTCTCATATGAGTTGATTCCGGATGCGTTGGAGTGGTCAACCTCCACGCCCGCCTCTCCGCCTCCTGCCAACAAGGCTCCCACCCCGAGCCGGTTCGACCTCATCAAGGCTGCCGACGGCGTGGTGATGCCGGCGGCAGAGCGGCCCAAGCAGATGCGCACGCACAACGCCCACGAGGCGGTAGAGTACGCCAAGACCGAAGGGGTCGCCGACGCGCTGGTGGAACGGCTTTACCGAGCACTTTGGGAAGACGGGGAGACGATCAACGATCCAGTCGTCTTGCGGAGGCTGGCCGCCGGGATCGTTATGGATCTGGACGCCTTGGACGACGCAATCCGTAACCGGCGATTCGAAGACAAGATTATCGGGTTCGACGAGGACGCTTACGCGAGTGGGGTGTACAACGTGCCGACCTTCTTTATCGGAGGCGAAAAGTATGCCGAACAGCCGTACGTTGTGCTTCGGCAGGCGGTTAAGAACGCGCTTGGCGCACCGGAGGGGACCAGTCTCTACTCCGATCTGGCTTTCCCCGCCGCCCCGGTCGACCGCCCGTACACCTTTATCAACATGGTGACGACGATCGACGGGAAGAGCGTGAGCGGGACCCGCGACGAGAGCGTTAGCGACCTTGGCTCAAAAATCGACCGCCTGCTGATGCGGCGGATCGAGTCGGCAGCCGATGCGATCATGACCGGTGCCCAGACGATCCGAGCCACCAGCCCAGCTTGGGACCCAATGTCGCCGCGCCGGATCGCGGTGACCCGTTCCGGCGACGTGCCGCAACATGCCGCCTTCTTCGAATGCGGGGAGTCGTACGTCGCGGCGTGCGAGTCGGCAGCCGTCGAGCCGTTCGGCCAGACGCAGGTGCTGCGGGCAGGGCGCGATTCGCTCGATTTTCCCTTGCTCCTGAGCCGCCTTCGGAAAGAAATGGGAGTCGAGCGGCTGCTCGTCTCCGGAGGCAGCGAGTTGAATGCCGAACTTTTGCGGCTCGATTTGGTCGACGAGCTGTTCTGGACCGTCGCCCCGAAAGTGAAGCTTGGGCACGGCCTGCCCACCTATGCCGGCGGAGACCCGCTTCCGCGGGAGGCGCTTCTTCGATTCGAGCTGATGAGCGAGCAGGTGATTGGCGACGAGCTCTTTCTGCGCTATCGCCGGCGACGGTAG
- a CDS encoding VOC family protein, whose protein sequence is MSKSPFVPPQRQLVVEVFVSDLRRSLAFYAELGFQQGRVDGGFAVLTWEGCELFLDERPAELLPRGTQANVRVMVADVDEIWDRVSRLGLDVMAPIGDRYYGLRDFTVLDPDGFGIRFASPIGGAE, encoded by the coding sequence GTGTCTAAATCACCATTCGTGCCTCCGCAACGTCAGTTAGTGGTCGAAGTTTTCGTGTCCGATCTCCGGCGGTCGCTAGCTTTCTACGCGGAGCTCGGCTTCCAGCAAGGTCGGGTAGATGGCGGGTTTGCCGTGCTGACTTGGGAAGGGTGCGAGCTGTTTCTCGACGAGCGGCCGGCGGAGCTATTGCCCCGGGGGACGCAGGCGAATGTGCGGGTGATGGTGGCGGATGTCGATGAGATTTGGGACCGCGTGAGCAGGCTCGGGTTGGATGTGATGGCTCCGATCGGGGACCGGTATTACGGGTTGCGGGACTTCACGGTGCTCGACCCAGACGGGTTCGGGATTCGGTTCGCGTCGCCGATCGGCGGAGCGGAGTAA
- a CDS encoding Gfo/Idh/MocA family protein — MPLRIGILTCAHMHCWSYVSCLRGHPDAQIVGIWDDEVERGETFAQQAGITYTGYFDDLLAACDAVCITTENKRHAELGILAAKAGKHILCEKPLVTSEEEGARLLAAVKEAGVVLMTAFPCRFVPAYMELREKVRAGEIGKIRAICATNRGQCPGGWFIEREKSGGGAMIDHVVHVADLLRDLLQEEPVRVQAQTGSNVYHQDWEDTAMLTIEFPSGIFATLDSSWSRPKTYRTWGDVTMNVVGDEGTIEVDLFGSDAQLYTLSSSPAHQSQGWGSDADRAMVEEFVQACLARREAAVTGFDGFQAARVALAGYRSADLGQAVAL, encoded by the coding sequence ATGCCGCTTCGAATCGGGATCCTCACCTGCGCTCACATGCACTGCTGGAGCTACGTCTCTTGTTTAAGGGGGCATCCGGATGCGCAGATCGTGGGGATTTGGGACGACGAGGTAGAGCGCGGGGAGACGTTTGCCCAGCAGGCGGGCATCACCTACACTGGGTACTTCGACGACTTGCTCGCGGCATGCGACGCGGTCTGCATCACCACCGAGAATAAGCGGCACGCCGAGCTTGGCATCCTGGCCGCGAAGGCGGGCAAGCATATCCTCTGTGAGAAGCCGCTGGTTACGTCGGAAGAGGAGGGCGCGCGGTTGCTCGCGGCGGTGAAGGAAGCGGGAGTGGTGCTGATGACCGCCTTTCCGTGCCGATTCGTTCCTGCCTACATGGAGCTTCGGGAGAAGGTTCGCGCGGGGGAGATCGGCAAGATTCGGGCGATCTGCGCCACGAACCGGGGGCAATGCCCAGGCGGCTGGTTTATCGAGCGGGAGAAATCGGGAGGCGGGGCGATGATCGACCACGTCGTCCACGTCGCGGATCTCCTTCGCGACCTGCTCCAAGAGGAGCCGGTACGGGTGCAAGCCCAGACCGGGTCGAACGTGTACCACCAGGATTGGGAAGACACCGCGATGCTGACGATCGAGTTTCCCAGCGGAATCTTCGCCACACTTGACTCTTCGTGGTCTCGTCCGAAAACGTACCGAACGTGGGGGGACGTCACCATGAACGTCGTCGGCGACGAAGGGACGATCGAGGTCGACCTGTTTGGCAGCGACGCGCAGCTCTACACTCTCTCGAGTTCGCCGGCCCACCAATCGCAAGGGTGGGGGAGCGACGCGGACCGGGCGATGGTCGAGGAGTTCGTGCAAGCCTGCCTCGCTCGCCGGGAGGCGGCGGTGACCGGGTTCGACGGGTTCCAAGCGGCGCGCGTCGCGCTGGCGGGGTATCGGAGCGCGGATCTGGGGCAAGCGGTCGCGCTCTAG
- a CDS encoding ABC transporter ATP-binding protein, whose translation MIEARGAALEYSDHGRPVFACQDVDLRVESGEFLGILGPSGSGKSSLLYLLSGLKIPTTGEVSYNGENLTGMHEEERSRLRLRDFGFVFQQPYLLGYLTALENVLVATPAVTRPDDALALLEDLNLGPKSHRLPHELSGGERQRVCVARSLLGRPKVVFADEPTASLDHKNGVAVVQLLNRLRGSGSLVMVTHDPSMLEEADRVVRIVEGRIEPSIA comes from the coding sequence ATGATCGAGGCGCGCGGAGCGGCTCTCGAGTATTCCGACCACGGGCGTCCCGTGTTCGCTTGCCAAGACGTCGACCTGAGGGTCGAGTCGGGCGAGTTCTTGGGAATCTTGGGGCCCTCGGGTTCGGGCAAATCTTCCCTCCTCTACTTGCTGAGCGGGCTCAAGATCCCCACCACCGGAGAGGTTTCTTATAATGGCGAAAACCTTACCGGAATGCATGAGGAGGAGCGAAGCCGGCTTCGCCTTCGCGATTTCGGCTTCGTTTTCCAACAGCCGTACTTGCTGGGTTACTTGACCGCGCTTGAGAATGTGCTTGTCGCGACGCCGGCAGTGACTCGGCCGGACGATGCCCTGGCGTTGCTAGAAGACCTGAATCTAGGCCCCAAGAGCCATCGGCTGCCGCACGAGCTGAGCGGCGGCGAGCGGCAGCGGGTTTGCGTGGCGCGATCGTTGCTGGGGCGGCCGAAGGTGGTTTTCGCCGACGAACCGACGGCATCGCTGGACCACAAGAACGGAGTGGCCGTCGTTCAGTTACTGAACCGGTTGCGAGGGTCGGGCTCACTGGTGATGGTGACGCACGACCCATCGATGCTGGAAGAGGCGGACCGGGTGGTTCGGATCGTCGAGGGCCGAATCGAACCGTCTATAGCGTGA
- a CDS encoding ABC transporter permease, with product MPRTRARAILRPLAPSTYLLRNAGKTIPLTSVIMLAVMLVSSIISMIDSIPYSIRVIYAYSKEMVGITPRGDTSQTPKLLDDVRKHSPVPLDRIVTCRASGSQVKSIVGKWPFIMLGLSQPDMQYYLKRQGMTALVGRLPKPGAPEAVVSRPVAKNLNLKIGSAVQGPDMNESYSPKWVKVVGIAETDRWVMVNSLEYQRAYHYPPIDLGMAFAKNLQDQDKLDHWADKYFKGQHGQIWAYFQIEKQTKEMFTVLFKILNVVIATLALVITFMMGMLMNIYQSQRLVEFGLLQAIGYTKRQLLKRVLLEAIAVIVMGWILGNGMAYLLLVMAKKLLMDPSAFALQVWDPLAFQYTIPIPFAILIVAIGTVVLRFRRFDPVGVVERRLV from the coding sequence GTGCCCCGGACGAGGGCGCGTGCGATCCTTCGACCGCTCGCGCCCTCGACGTATCTGCTGCGGAACGCCGGTAAGACGATCCCGCTGACGAGCGTCATCATGCTCGCCGTGATGCTGGTCTCCAGCATCATTTCGATGATCGACTCGATTCCGTATTCCATTCGCGTGATCTACGCCTACTCGAAGGAGATGGTCGGAATCACCCCCCGGGGAGACACGTCCCAAACGCCGAAGCTCTTGGACGACGTTCGAAAGCACAGCCCGGTGCCGCTCGACCGAATCGTGACCTGCCGGGCAAGCGGGTCGCAGGTGAAAAGCATCGTCGGCAAATGGCCCTTCATCATGCTAGGGCTAAGCCAGCCGGATATGCAGTACTACTTGAAGCGCCAGGGCATGACGGCGTTGGTGGGGCGTCTCCCCAAACCTGGAGCGCCCGAAGCCGTGGTTTCGCGCCCAGTAGCCAAGAACCTGAACCTCAAAATCGGCTCGGCGGTTCAGGGACCCGACATGAACGAGAGCTACTCGCCCAAATGGGTCAAGGTCGTCGGCATCGCCGAGACCGATCGATGGGTGATGGTGAACAGCCTCGAGTATCAACGGGCATACCACTATCCGCCCATCGACCTCGGCATGGCGTTTGCCAAGAACCTCCAAGACCAAGACAAGCTCGACCACTGGGCGGACAAGTATTTCAAGGGGCAGCACGGCCAGATCTGGGCGTATTTCCAGATCGAGAAACAGACGAAGGAGATGTTCACCGTCCTCTTCAAAATCCTGAACGTGGTCATCGCTACGCTGGCCCTGGTCATCACCTTCATGATGGGGATGCTGATGAACATCTATCAGTCGCAAAGGCTGGTCGAGTTCGGCCTGCTCCAGGCGATCGGCTACACCAAACGGCAGTTGCTGAAACGCGTGCTTCTGGAAGCGATCGCGGTGATCGTAATGGGGTGGATTCTGGGGAACGGCATGGCCTATCTGCTGCTTGTCATGGCCAAAAAGCTCCTCATGGATCCGAGTGCCTTTGCATTGCAAGTCTGGGATCCCTTGGCGTTCCAATACACGATTCCGATTCCGTTCGCCATCCTGATCGTGGCGATCGGCACGGTGGTATTGAGGTTCCGAAGATTCGACCCGGTTGGTGTCGTGGAGCGGCGGCTCGTATGA